A single region of the Pseudomonas sp. VD-NE ins genome encodes:
- a CDS encoding ABC transporter substrate-binding protein: protein MNILPSLWARVLVATLTVTALPVVHAKTPADQLIVGMSMINLLSLDPAAATGLDVSEINANLYDMLLVQDVAAPDRLLPALAERWQVSDDRKTLTFNLRQGVQFQSGNPLSAEDVAWSLQRVLKLNLALASTWKAYGFTADNVERSMRATDANTFVIELPRPTDPQLVLNTLATSPSAFILDRKKVLEHQKNNDLGAAWLVTHAAGSGAFVLNDWRANDVILMSRFDGYWGGPAKLKRIVMRNMTESQSLRLMIERGDLDIAKGMAAPDIQALQNSDKVRTQTLQRGTLYYVALSVKQPMFADARVRKAVRSLIDYQGINQTVMPHYGVINQRPMPLGLAARLPDPGYRLNVDEAKKLLAEAGYPNGFKTSIRVLAEPPFINIASNLQSTLAQAGIEASIITGTGNQIYGAMRERSFDIIVGRGGGGAERHPHSSLRTLVYNPDNRDEAKLSNFQGWRTSFYSPELNQLIESAEVEPDAQKQLAQYQDIQQQLDQQVGAILPVSQMTDTVLVYADVADFQGHTAATTRYKDVYKKR from the coding sequence ATGAACATTCTTCCTTCGCTGTGGGCGCGGGTTCTGGTGGCTACCCTGACGGTGACCGCGCTACCTGTCGTGCATGCCAAAACCCCGGCCGATCAATTGATCGTCGGCATGAGCATGATCAATCTGCTGTCCCTCGACCCGGCAGCCGCCACCGGCCTGGACGTGTCGGAGATCAATGCCAACCTCTATGACATGTTGCTGGTGCAAGACGTCGCTGCGCCGGATCGGCTGTTGCCGGCACTCGCCGAGCGCTGGCAAGTCAGCGATGACCGCAAGACCCTGACCTTCAATCTGCGTCAGGGCGTGCAATTTCAATCGGGCAACCCGTTGAGCGCCGAAGACGTCGCCTGGTCGTTGCAGCGCGTGCTCAAACTCAATCTCGCGTTGGCGTCGACCTGGAAGGCTTACGGTTTTACTGCTGACAACGTCGAGCGTTCGATGCGCGCGACCGATGCCAATACCTTCGTCATTGAACTGCCGCGACCCACCGACCCGCAGTTGGTGCTCAACACGCTGGCGACGTCGCCAAGCGCCTTCATTCTTGATCGCAAAAAAGTCCTCGAACATCAGAAAAACAATGACCTGGGCGCCGCCTGGCTGGTGACGCACGCTGCCGGCAGTGGTGCCTTCGTGCTCAATGACTGGCGGGCCAACGACGTGATTCTGATGAGCCGTTTCGACGGTTACTGGGGCGGCCCGGCCAAGCTCAAACGCATCGTCATGCGCAATATGACCGAGTCGCAGTCGTTGCGGCTGATGATCGAGCGGGGCGACCTCGACATCGCCAAAGGCATGGCGGCGCCGGACATCCAGGCCTTGCAGAACAGCGACAAGGTCCGCACGCAAACTCTGCAACGCGGCACGCTGTACTACGTCGCACTGAGTGTGAAGCAGCCGATGTTCGCCGACGCGCGCGTGCGCAAGGCTGTGCGCTCGTTGATCGACTACCAGGGCATCAACCAGACCGTCATGCCGCACTACGGCGTGATCAATCAGCGGCCGATGCCGTTGGGATTGGCCGCGCGCCTGCCGGATCCCGGTTATCGGCTGAATGTCGATGAGGCCAAAAAACTCCTCGCCGAAGCCGGTTACCCCAACGGGTTCAAGACCAGTATTCGCGTGCTGGCCGAGCCGCCCTTCATCAACATTGCCTCCAATCTGCAATCGACGCTGGCGCAGGCCGGGATCGAAGCCAGCATCATCACCGGCACCGGTAACCAGATCTACGGCGCCATGCGTGAGCGCAGTTTCGACATCATCGTCGGCCGTGGCGGTGGCGGCGCCGAACGTCATCCCCATTCGAGCCTGCGCACGCTGGTGTACAACCCGGATAACCGTGACGAAGCCAAGCTGAGCAACTTTCAGGGCTGGCGCACTTCGTTCTACAGTCCCGAGTTGAATCAGTTGATCGAGAGTGCCGAAGTCGAGCCCGATGCGCAGAAACAACTGGCGCAGTATCAGGACATCCAGCAGCAACTCGATCAGCAAGTGGGCGCGATTCTGCCGGTCTCGCAGATGACCGACACGGTGTTGGTTTACGCCGATGTTGCCGATTTCCAAGGGCACACAGCCGCGACCACACGCTACAAAGACGTCTACAAAAAACGCTGA
- a CDS encoding ABC transporter substrate-binding protein has protein sequence MTTAFTKLHAGLLAAILALVPMTQASAKTPADQLIVGMSMVNLFSIDPANAPGLDASGVNANLYDTLVKRDQGNPEQHLPQLAERWAISDDGKQITFHLRQDVKFHSGNPLTAEDVAWSLYRVMKLNFGLATTWKAYGYNVDNIQSLIRAGDAHTLVIDLPQTMDPLLLIDSLAISPSAVVIDRKTALAHEKNADLGANWLVTNEAGSGPFVLSKWTANDSLLLTRFDGYWGGAAKLKRVVVRHMTESQSLRLMLERGDLDLAYGMAAPDIRAIDGSEKIHVQSLPRGTMYYVALSMKQPEFANPKVREAVRSLIDYKGLDEQVMPYYGQLNQQPMQLGLAARLPDPGYHMDVAKAKKLLAEAGYPDGFTTTIRTLSEPPFIDIAARLQATLAEGGIKASIVNGTGNQVYGAMRARNFDIIVARGAERYPHPYFSLRTFAYNPNNSDDAGLPNFQGWRASFFSPQLNSLIDQAGVERDAGQRLNLYHQAQKIYDEQVGPIMMISQMTDTVVSAADVKGFAGDDAEATRYLGVYKQR, from the coding sequence ATGACGACTGCATTTACCAAACTGCACGCTGGCCTGTTGGCGGCGATCCTGGCGCTGGTGCCGATGACACAGGCCAGCGCCAAGACGCCGGCCGATCAACTGATCGTCGGCATGAGCATGGTCAACCTGTTTTCCATCGATCCGGCCAACGCGCCGGGCCTCGATGCTTCCGGCGTCAATGCCAATCTTTACGACACTCTGGTCAAGCGAGATCAGGGCAATCCGGAACAGCATCTGCCGCAACTGGCCGAGCGCTGGGCGATCAGCGACGACGGCAAGCAGATAACCTTTCATTTGCGTCAGGACGTGAAGTTTCACTCCGGCAATCCGCTGACCGCTGAAGACGTGGCCTGGTCGCTGTACCGGGTGATGAAACTGAATTTCGGCCTGGCCACGACCTGGAAAGCCTACGGTTATAACGTCGACAACATTCAGTCACTGATCCGCGCCGGCGATGCCCATACGCTGGTCATCGACTTGCCGCAAACCATGGATCCGCTGTTGTTGATCGACTCGCTGGCGATCTCGCCGAGCGCGGTGGTGATCGATCGCAAAACAGCGTTGGCGCATGAGAAAAACGCTGACCTCGGGGCTAACTGGCTGGTGACCAACGAGGCCGGCAGCGGACCGTTTGTGCTGAGCAAATGGACAGCGAACGACTCGCTGTTGCTGACCCGCTTCGACGGTTATTGGGGCGGTGCTGCCAAGCTCAAGCGCGTGGTGGTGCGGCACATGACCGAATCGCAGTCGCTGCGCCTGATGCTGGAACGCGGTGACCTCGATCTCGCGTACGGCATGGCCGCACCGGACATCCGCGCCATCGACGGTTCGGAAAAAATCCACGTGCAGTCATTGCCGCGCGGCACCATGTATTACGTTGCGCTGAGCATGAAGCAACCCGAATTTGCCAATCCCAAAGTGCGCGAAGCGGTGCGCAGCCTGATCGACTACAAGGGCCTGGACGAACAGGTGATGCCGTATTACGGCCAGCTGAATCAGCAGCCGATGCAACTCGGTCTGGCGGCGCGCCTGCCGGATCCGGGTTATCACATGGACGTCGCCAAGGCGAAAAAGCTCCTCGCCGAAGCGGGGTATCCGGACGGCTTCACCACCACTATTCGCACATTGTCAGAGCCGCCCTTCATCGACATCGCCGCGCGTCTGCAAGCGACGCTGGCCGAGGGCGGGATCAAGGCCAGCATCGTCAACGGCACCGGCAACCAGGTGTACGGCGCCATGCGTGCGCGCAACTTCGACATCATCGTTGCGCGCGGGGCCGAGCGCTATCCGCATCCGTATTTCAGCCTGCGCACGTTTGCCTACAACCCCAACAACAGTGATGACGCCGGCCTGCCGAATTTCCAGGGCTGGCGTGCGTCGTTTTTCAGCCCGCAGCTCAATAGCCTGATTGATCAGGCCGGGGTCGAACGCGATGCCGGCCAGCGGCTGAACCTGTATCACCAGGCGCAGAAAATCTACGACGAGCAGGTCGGCCCGATCATGATGATTTCGCAGATGACCGACACCGTGGTCAGCGCCGCCGACGTCAAGGGTTTTGCCGGTGATGATGCCGAGGCGACGCGTTATCTGGGTGTCTACAAACAACGCTGA
- a CDS encoding ABC transporter permease subunit gives MGARASNTARRASTVLVTLLGLLALTFIIGRVMPLDPVLAVVGPDADSSTYDQVYRAMGLDKPIWTQFGLYLNDLLHGNFGNALLTGHPVLDDIRRVFPATIELATLAILFGVLIGLPLGVCAASNQGRLGDHVARVITLFGYSTPIFWLGMMGLLVFYAWLGWAGGAGRIDLAYDGMVPEVTGLLLIDSSLAGDWEAFASALRHIVLPALILGLNSVAYISRMTRSFMLEQLSQEYIITARVKGLSRRQVVWGHAFRNILVQLLTVVALAYGSLLEGAVLIETVFAWPGFGQYLTSSLMLGDMNAVMGCVLVIGLIFVALNLISDALYKVFDPRTR, from the coding sequence ATGGGAGCCCGCGCCTCCAATACCGCGCGGCGTGCCAGCACGGTACTGGTGACGTTACTGGGCCTGTTGGCGCTGACGTTTATCATCGGTCGGGTGATGCCGCTCGATCCGGTGCTGGCGGTGGTCGGGCCGGACGCCGACAGTTCGACCTACGATCAGGTGTATCGGGCGATGGGGCTGGACAAACCGATCTGGACCCAGTTCGGCCTGTACCTCAATGACTTGCTGCACGGCAATTTCGGTAACGCGCTGTTGACCGGGCACCCGGTGCTCGATGACATCCGCCGAGTGTTCCCGGCCACCATCGAGCTGGCGACCCTGGCCATCCTCTTCGGTGTGCTGATCGGTTTGCCGCTGGGCGTCTGCGCGGCGAGTAATCAAGGGCGACTGGGCGATCATGTCGCCCGAGTGATTACCCTGTTCGGCTATTCCACGCCGATTTTCTGGCTGGGCATGATGGGCTTGCTGGTGTTTTACGCCTGGCTCGGCTGGGCCGGGGGCGCCGGTCGCATCGACCTGGCGTACGACGGCATGGTGCCCGAGGTCACCGGGCTGTTGCTGATCGATTCGAGTCTGGCAGGTGATTGGGAAGCCTTCGCCAGCGCCTTGCGCCACATCGTATTGCCGGCGCTGATCCTCGGGCTGAACTCGGTGGCTTACATCAGTCGGATGACCCGCAGCTTCATGCTCGAGCAACTGTCTCAGGAATACATCATCACCGCTCGGGTCAAGGGGTTGTCGCGCCGCCAGGTGGTCTGGGGTCACGCCTTTCGCAACATCCTCGTGCAACTGCTCACAGTGGTGGCGCTGGCTTACGGCTCGCTGCTCGAAGGCGCGGTGCTGATCGAAACGGTCTTTGCCTGGCCGGGTTTCGGCCAGTACCTGACCAGCAGCCTGATGCTCGGCGACATGAATGCGGTGATGGGCTGTGTGCTGGTGATCGGTTTGATTTTTGTCGCGCTCAACCTGATCAGCGATGCCTTGTACAAGGTCTTCGATCCGCGCACCCGTTAA
- a CDS encoding ABC transporter ATP-binding protein yields MSAIKLNVEGLNVRFVNAQKETHAVRDVSFTLGREKLAIVGESGSGKSTVGRSLLKLHPASARITAKAMQFGEVDLLSAGEKVMQKIRGQRISMIMQDPKYSLNPVVKVGDQIAEAYLAHHKASRSEARERVLEMLEKVHIRDPQRVYNLYPHEVSGGMGQRIMIAMMVITRPQVIIADEPTSALDVSVRQQVLNVLEELVEQQEMGLIFVSHDLNLVRNYCDRVLVMYAGRVVESLAAGDLQHAQHPYTRGLMAALPSMDNRRERLPVLQRDPLWLTC; encoded by the coding sequence ATGTCTGCAATCAAATTGAACGTCGAAGGGCTCAATGTGCGCTTCGTCAATGCTCAGAAAGAAACTCATGCCGTGCGCGACGTGTCCTTCACCCTCGGGCGGGAAAAACTCGCCATTGTCGGTGAGTCGGGCTCGGGCAAATCGACGGTCGGTCGCAGCCTGCTGAAACTGCACCCGGCCAGTGCGCGGATCACTGCCAAGGCCATGCAGTTCGGTGAAGTCGATCTGCTGTCAGCCGGCGAAAAGGTCATGCAGAAGATTCGTGGCCAGCGCATTTCGATGATCATGCAGGACCCGAAATACTCGCTGAACCCGGTGGTCAAGGTTGGCGATCAGATTGCCGAGGCGTATCTGGCGCACCACAAGGCCAGTCGCAGCGAGGCCCGCGAGCGGGTGTTGGAAATGCTTGAAAAAGTGCATATCCGTGATCCGCAACGGGTCTACAACCTGTACCCGCATGAGGTTTCCGGGGGTATGGGCCAGCGCATCATGATCGCGATGATGGTCATCACTCGTCCACAGGTGATCATCGCCGACGAGCCGACCTCGGCCCTTGATGTGTCGGTGCGTCAGCAAGTGCTCAACGTGCTGGAAGAACTGGTCGAGCAGCAGGAAATGGGTCTGATATTTGTCAGCCACGACCTCAACCTTGTGCGCAATTACTGCGACCGCGTGTTGGTGATGTACGCCGGCAGGGTGGTCGAATCGCTCGCCGCCGGCGACCTGCAACATGCGCAACATCCCTATACCCGCGGCCTGATGGCGGCGTTGCCGAGCATGGACAACCGTCGCGAACGGTTGCCGGTGTTGCAACGCGATCCACTGTGGCTGACTTGCTGA
- a CDS encoding ABC transporter permease: protein MIANMSSTDSSAKRRSDRTPGSSFDAFCKSALKVLRHLLRNPMTLAGLLVALVLVVVALFAPWIATHDPVAQNLANALQAPGAAHWFGTDEYGRDIFSRLVYGSRITLYIITLVTVIVGPIGLFIGTVSGYYGGVVDTVFMRLTDIFISFPSLVLALAFIAALGPGLEHAVVAIALTSWPPIARLARAETLSLRKADFVVAVELQGASSTRIILRHIVPMCMSSVIIRLTMNMAGIILTAAALGFLGLGAQAPSPEWGAMISTGRRYMLECWWLVAVPGAAIMLVSLAFNLLGDGLRDILDPRSE from the coding sequence ATGATTGCCAACATGTCTTCTACTGATTCGAGCGCCAAGCGGCGGTCGGATCGTACCCCCGGATCCAGCTTCGACGCCTTCTGTAAAAGTGCCCTGAAAGTCTTGCGGCACCTGCTGCGCAACCCGATGACCCTGGCCGGATTGCTGGTCGCGCTGGTGCTGGTGGTGGTGGCGCTGTTTGCGCCGTGGATCGCCACCCATGATCCGGTGGCGCAGAACCTCGCCAATGCCCTGCAGGCGCCGGGCGCCGCCCACTGGTTCGGCACCGATGAATACGGCCGGGATATCTTCAGTCGGCTGGTCTACGGTTCGCGCATCACGCTGTACATCATCACCCTGGTGACGGTCATCGTCGGCCCGATCGGGCTGTTTATCGGCACCGTCTCCGGCTATTACGGTGGTGTTGTCGACACGGTATTCATGCGCCTGACCGACATCTTCATTTCCTTCCCCAGCCTGGTGCTGGCGCTGGCGTTCATCGCTGCGCTCGGTCCGGGCCTGGAACACGCGGTGGTAGCGATTGCGCTGACGTCGTGGCCGCCGATCGCGCGACTGGCGCGGGCCGAAACCCTGTCGTTGCGCAAGGCTGACTTCGTCGTGGCGGTCGAACTGCAAGGGGCTTCGTCAACGCGAATCATCCTGCGCCACATTGTGCCGATGTGCATGTCGTCGGTGATCATCCGCCTGACCATGAACATGGCCGGGATCATTCTCACCGCAGCGGCATTGGGCTTTCTCGGCCTCGGTGCGCAAGCGCCGTCGCCGGAGTGGGGCGCGATGATTTCCACCGGGCGTCGCTACATGCTCGAGTGCTGGTGGCTGGTGGCTGTTCCGGGCGCCGCAATCATGTTGGTCAGCCTGGCTTTCAACCTGTTGGGCGACGGCCTGCGGGACATTCTTGATCCGCGCAGCGAGTAA
- a CDS encoding mandelate racemase family protein, whose amino-acid sequence MRITAVNVQVFSYPTRRAVDSAGHAHPGDVSQAQMALLRIQTEDGKEGYALGAPELIRPYVLDGFVRKVLVGQNAFDREKIWHDLAHWQRGSASQLTDRALALVEQALWDWAGRKLGVPVHKLIGGFRDKVPAYGSTMCGDELPEGLATPEDYGRFAETLVKRGYKAIKLHTWMPPVSFAPSPRIDVKACAAVREAVGPDIALMLDGYHWYSRTEALYIGRELEKLDFAWFEEPMMEESAESYAWLAGQLDIPVLGPETLSGKHLSRASWVKHDVCDILRAGVAGVGGIGPCLKVAHMAESFGMDCEIHGNGAANLTVVGAIKNCTWYERGLLHPYLDYDEVPAYLKRLVDPMDSDGFVHLSDLPGLGEDIDFNFIEMNTLKSF is encoded by the coding sequence ATGAGAATCACAGCAGTCAACGTCCAGGTTTTTTCCTATCCCACCCGCCGCGCAGTCGACAGCGCCGGTCATGCTCATCCCGGTGATGTCAGTCAGGCGCAAATGGCGTTGCTGCGCATCCAGACTGAAGACGGCAAGGAGGGTTACGCCCTCGGCGCGCCGGAGCTGATTCGTCCTTATGTGCTGGACGGTTTTGTGCGCAAGGTGCTGGTCGGGCAGAACGCCTTCGATCGCGAAAAGATCTGGCATGACCTGGCGCACTGGCAGCGTGGCAGCGCCAGCCAGTTGACTGATCGCGCGCTGGCGTTGGTCGAGCAGGCGTTGTGGGATTGGGCGGGGCGCAAGCTCGGCGTGCCGGTGCACAAGTTGATCGGCGGTTTTCGCGACAAGGTGCCGGCGTACGGCTCAACCATGTGCGGCGATGAATTGCCTGAGGGCCTGGCGACGCCGGAAGACTACGGACGCTTTGCCGAAACGCTGGTCAAGCGCGGCTACAAGGCGATCAAATTGCACACCTGGATGCCGCCGGTCTCGTTCGCGCCGAGCCCTCGGATTGACGTCAAAGCCTGCGCGGCAGTGCGCGAAGCGGTGGGCCCGGACATCGCCTTGATGCTCGACGGTTATCACTGGTACAGCCGCACCGAAGCGCTGTACATCGGACGCGAACTGGAAAAACTCGACTTCGCCTGGTTCGAAGAACCGATGATGGAAGAGTCCGCCGAATCCTATGCCTGGCTGGCTGGGCAACTGGACATTCCGGTACTCGGACCGGAAACACTGTCCGGCAAACACCTGAGCCGGGCCAGTTGGGTCAAGCACGACGTTTGCGACATTCTGCGTGCCGGCGTCGCCGGGGTCGGCGGGATCGGACCTTGCCTGAAAGTCGCGCACATGGCCGAGTCGTTTGGCATGGACTGCGAAATCCATGGCAACGGCGCAGCCAACCTGACGGTGGTCGGCGCGATCAAGAACTGCACCTGGTACGAGCGCGGTTTGCTGCACCCGTACCTGGATTACGACGAGGTGCCGGCGTACCTCAAGCGCCTGGTCGACCCGATGGACAGCGACGGTTTTGTGCATTTGTCCGACCTGCCGGGTCTGGGCGAAGACATCGACTTCAACTTCATCGAGATGAACACGCTTAAAAGCTTCTGA
- a CDS encoding oligogalacturonate-specific porin KdgM family protein, which yields MNTTLRTLVTVAALGLPFSAHADSASLNYRHQYTEEDSAHADRIKLNYRLDSGLGFEAEMKYRTAGDRKDVAYDNMVNNGHEFTVSYNYKLSAQSTLTPAFQMDSSKDATAYKFGLKYNYKIDDAFYVATRYRLDLRKLDRDQVNKDMPDHYKDDQTTHRFEGWLGYTPANKWAYEYQFIYFKTDYIRYDNKKNDYEQNLIVKYKLTKQWAPFMEIGDIKVDSTSPDRQARWRLGVQYNFM from the coding sequence ATGAACACCACCCTACGCACGCTCGTCACTGTCGCGGCCCTCGGCCTGCCCTTCTCTGCCCACGCTGACTCTGCCAGCCTCAACTACCGCCATCAGTACACCGAGGAGGACAGCGCCCACGCCGACCGAATCAAGCTCAACTACCGCCTGGACAGCGGACTGGGGTTTGAGGCGGAGATGAAATACCGCACGGCCGGTGACCGCAAAGATGTCGCCTACGACAACATGGTCAACAACGGCCATGAGTTCACGGTGAGCTACAACTACAAGCTCAGCGCGCAGTCGACGCTGACCCCGGCGTTTCAGATGGACAGCTCGAAGGATGCGACCGCCTACAAGTTCGGCCTCAAGTACAACTACAAGATCGACGACGCCTTCTACGTCGCGACGCGCTATCGCCTGGACCTGCGCAAACTCGATCGCGATCAGGTCAACAAAGACATGCCCGATCACTACAAGGATGACCAGACCACCCACCGCTTCGAAGGCTGGCTCGGCTACACGCCCGCCAACAAGTGGGCCTACGAATATCAGTTCATCTATTTCAAGACCGACTACATCCGCTACGACAACAAGAAGAACGACTACGAACAGAACCTAATCGTCAAATACAAGCTCACCAAACAATGGGCACCCTTCATGGAAATCGGCGACATCAAAGTCGACTCCACCTCGCCCGACCGCCAGGCTCGCTGGCGTCTGGGCGTGCAGTACAACTTCATGTAA